ACCAACGCTAATTATAATCTCCAAGATGGTTAGAGCCCAGCCTGGTCCAATTTTATTTAACATAGGTTCAGTAACGAATACTGCAACTGCAGCTAAGAGCATTCTTACTAGGTTATTAAGTGCTATGGCAGTAGCACCCTTGCCGGGTAATGAGTCGACTAAGTATGTTACGATAGCACCAATTGTGACCATTGAGGCGAAGCCAAATAAGGCAGTTCCGATAAGTGGGAGCGCCCAGTGAACTTTTTTGTCCAGGCACCAACCACATATGGATAGGGATATAGGGAAAGCTATTGCTGCAAAGACCATATTCCAAGAGAGCCGTGATTCTGGTGCTAAGAATCCATGCTTTTCCTTGTATCTTTTTAGTAATTCGTCGATGAGACGCCCTCCATATATGGAGGTGATGATGTATGCCAAAGAAAGCGGAATATACAACAAACCTATATATAACGGTTTGAAATTATATGGCGGGTTTGAGTAAGAGTATGAGATAGTCATGTTGACGAAATAAAGTGTTGCGAATGTTATTGCGCTATAGATGATTGCGAGAAACACAGGAGGGTATCTTAAGAAGTGCAAGGAGTTCAAAGGTTGTAGCAAGTAAAGATAACCAAGTTTTCCCATGCGCTTTAAAATACCAACATTAGAACCTTCGTCTGCCAACTTGTCTAGGTGCTTCTCTACATTCGATCTTGCTCTCTGTAAATCTCCCTCCAGTACATTTCCGACAACCCTCGGATCATGGGAACAGATCAGAGATAATTCTGGTACACCAGGGTCCCTATGTATGTGTATTGAATCACTAATATGTGTCATAATTCTTTCTACGTCTTGTGAGCTATGTGGTAAATCCACATTGGGAGCAATCGCATTTCTTCGTCCTTCAGTCTGACTGCTGTCATCACAGGTGCTTCCGCCCAACTCTGATGTATTTGCATTACGTTTTAGCTTCTCTTGGAGGATTTTAGCTATAATAGCCTTATTATCTTGAGTACGCAAAGTCTCAGGTAAAAAGCAAACTATCAGAACAATATTAGCACCTGCTAGGATTACAAGAAACCATTGAGTTGATCTCCAAGACCAAAAATTCACTAGAATTGAACCCACAATGGGAGCAATTAAAGGACACAGTAGCGGACCCAAATAAAAGTACCCCAAACTTCTCCCACGTTCCTCTGGGATGTATAAATCTGCAATTGTTCCTGCACCGACACTTTGCACACTGGCACTAGAGGCACCACATAACATCCTTAAAACTATAAACGTAGTTATATCTTTCGACAACGCTGCTCCAATAGTGAATACCAATGTCAGTGTAAATGACACCACATAAACCGATCTTCTTCCCTTTCTCTCCGAAAAAGATGACCACCAGAGAGGTAGCAGTCCCAAAAATGCCAAGTAAATACCCATAGACAGACTAACCATAAATGGTGTCGTATTGAATTCTTTCTCTATCGGAACTAAAACAGGATAGATGATATTAGTACCCATGGGCCCCATCGAACAGGCAAACGCAACAAAAAAGACTATAAACCCCTTGGTGGTCTTGGGATATTTTCTTGCATCCTTATATTCAGGTATTAATGTAACTTTAGATAATAAACCTCGTCTCTTAGAGTGCGACACCACCAATAATGGATCATTCAATTTCCCTGAAAAATGCCTATTGTCAACCACACCCTTTTCCTGATCAAAAACACCATCTGATTGGCTATTACTATCATTCTGAGCATATAAAGCTTCAGGAATATCTGCTCTCTGACTATCTTCGCTCAACACAGAACTACTGGCAGTTCTTTCTTCAGTAGAAATAACGTCCCCATTACCGACACCACCTCTGCCAAAAGCAtccatttttggaatattaAAAAGCTTAAAACTAGCCAACTAATGTCGATATTATAGTACCACTATATTCCATAAGCCGATGAATGTGaaatatgaatatatatatatatatatatatatatatatatatgcctgAGTACTTGATGAACCTGCATATAAGGTAAACCAACGGAGGACCCTTCAAGAACTTGTTGCTTTTTGATTAAGCTTTTTCAGAATACATATTAAACAGAGTCGGAACTTCACGGACCGGAACCAGCCGAGGTTAAGCACCTCGTACTTCTTGTAAGTTATTacttatttcaaaaattatTCAGGAATTAATATTACTTACCTGAGTCACTAAGGAATAATTACCGCAACTACTGTTTTACCAGTTTTAAGAAGGGTTAATGGAGttccttttttataattGCTGACAAGAAGCTTGATAATCGTTAACTGGCACGGAAgccaagaaaaaaataaacgTCCCGAGTAGAGTTTAAGGTGTTAGCATCATGACGAATATAATAAGACAAAAAAGATAGAAGGATGTAGGATGCTGATACCCCGGAACTTCGAGCATATGTAAAGTAACATATTCCAATTATAATTTTGGTGCCTTCGAAAAAGTGAAACCATTTTTTCGGTAGGTTATCACCTGGAATTGGCTAATCATAAAAGGAATTCTAGACGACAGAGAAATTCCGGATGCCAGAGAGAGCTCGACCTTCCAAGATCAATTAGTTTTAAGTGCTGCGAAGTGTATGGGTGAATTCTATGCTGTCATGCGTTCCATTAATGTTGGAGATGAGCTGTAAAAAAGAGGTAAATCTCCCTTTATTATACATACTGATTTGATGATCTAAATCTTATTATTTGGTATAGTAGGTCATTGATATCGTGACTTGGCGAAGGCCACTTTAGAGAAGTTTTGGTATCGTCGTGATGTTCCTTATAGGAAAATTGGATATATAGTGTAGTGGTAAATGTTGGGGACAAAACGCTGACCGCGTCGCGATGACACATACTAAATAACATCAAACCAAAGTCCACTAAATTAgattaaattcaaaaaaaaaccatttgaaaataagggtaataatatcatcaagTTTCTTTAACGTAGAGTCCAGTGTACATATTaagtattgaaaaataagaGATACAACTAAAGGATACTGTAAGTGATTTAATTAGATGAGATATTTTTACCTGTTAATTACTTCAGTAA
This region of Eremothecium cymbalariae DBVPG#7215 chromosome 4, complete sequence genomic DNA includes:
- the QDR3 gene encoding Qdr3p (similar to Ashbya gossypii ACL172C) gives rise to the protein MDAFGRGGVGNGDVISTEERTASSSVLSEDSQRADIPEALYAQNDSNSQSDGVFDQEKGVVDNRHFSGKLNDPLLVVSHSKRRGLLSKVTLIPEYKDARKYPKTTKGFIVFFVAFACSMGPMGTNIIYPVLVPIEKEFNTTPFMVSLSMGIYLAFLGLLPLWWSSFSERKGRRSVYVVSFTLTLVFTIGAALSKDITTFIVLRMLCGASSASVQSVGAGTIADLYIPEERGRSLGYFYLGPLLCPLIAPIVGSILVNFWSWRSTQWFLVILAGANIVLIVCFLPETLRTQDNKAIIAKILQEKLKRNANTSELGGSTCDDSSQTEGRRNAIAPNVDLPHSSQDVERIMTHISDSIHIHRDPGVPELSLICSHDPRVVGNVLEGDLQRARSNVEKHLDKLADEGSNVGILKRMGKLGYLYLLQPLNSLHFLRYPPVFLAIIYSAITFATLYFVNMTISYSYSNPPYNFKPLYIGLLYIPLSLAYIITSIYGGRLIDELLKRYKEKHGFLAPESRLSWNMVFAAIAFPISLSICGWCLDKKVHWALPLIGTALFGFASMVTIGAIVTYLVDSLPGKGATAIALNNLVRMLLAAVAVFVTEPMLNKIGPGWALTILEIIISVGGLSLIILKSRSDYWRANYDLQRLYELVE